A genomic window from Bubalus bubalis isolate 160015118507 breed Murrah chromosome X, NDDB_SH_1, whole genome shotgun sequence includes:
- the DUSP9 gene encoding dual specificity protein phosphatase 9, which produces MEGLGRSCLWLRRELSPPRPRLLLLDCRSRELYESARIGGALSVALPALLLRRLRRGSLSVRALLPGPPLQPPPPAPVLLYDQGGGRHRRTEAEAEEWEADSVLGTLLQKLREEGYLAYYLQGGFSRFQAECPHLCETSLDRRGGPSMAPLPSPVVGLGGLCLSSDCSDADSEPDRDAMSCGLDSEGATPPPAGLLPSFPVQILPNLYLGSARDSANVESLAKLGIRYILNVTPNLPNLFEKNGDFHYKQIPISDHWSQNLSQFFPEAIAFIDEALSQNCGVLVHCLAGVSRSVTVTVAYLMQKLHLSLNDAYDLVKRKKSNISPNFSFMGQLLDFERSLQLEERRARERGSGGQESAASDPPSFFTTPTSDGVFELDAT; this is translated from the exons ATGGAGGGTCTGGGCCGCTCGTGCCTGTGGCTGCGCCGGGAGCTGTCGCCCCCGCGCCCGCGGCTGTTGCTGCTTGACTGCCGCAGCCGTGAGCTCTACGAGTCGGCGCGCATCGGCGGGGCGCTGAGCGTGGCCCTGCCCGCGCTGCTGCTGCGCCGCCTGCGGCGAGGGAGCCTGTCGGTGCGAGCGCTACTACCGGGGCCGCCGCTGCAgccaccgccccccgccccggtgCTCCTGTACGACCAGGGCGGGGGCCGGCACCGGCGCACCGAGGCCGAGGCCGAGGAGTGGGAGGCCGACTCGGTGCTGGGCACTCTGCTGCAGAAGCTTCGGGAGGAAGGCTACCTGGCCTACTACCTACAGG GTGGCTTCAGCAGATTCCAGGCCGAGTGCCCTCACCTCTGTGAGACCAGCCTCGACCGTCGGGGGGGCCCGAGCATGGCCCCACTGCCCAGCCcagtggtggggctggggggcctgTGCCTGAGCTCCGACTGCTCTGATGCGGATTCCGAGCCTGACCGTGATGCCATGAGCTGCGGCCTGGATTCGGAGGGCGCCACACCCCCCCCAGCGGGGCTGCTGCCGTCCTTCCCTGTCCAGATCTTGCCCAACCTCTACCTGGGCAGCGCCCGTGATTCAGCCAACGTGGAGAGCTTGGCCAAGCTGGGCATCCGCTACATCCTCAATGTCACCCCCAACCTCCCCAACCTCTTCGAGAAGAATGGCGACTTTCACTACAAGCAGATCCCCATCTCGGACCACTGGAGCCAGAACTTGTCCCAGTTCTTTCCGGAGGCCATCGCATTCATCG ACGAGGCCTTGTCGCAGAACTGCGGGGTGCTCGTTCACTGTCTGGCGGGTGTCAGCCGGTCCGTCACTGTCACCGTGGCCTACCTCATGCAGAAGCTGCACCTCTCACTCAACGATGCCTACGATCTGGTCAAGAGGAAGAAGTCCAACATCTCGCCCAACTTCAGCTTCATGGGGCAGCTGCTGGACTTCGAGCGCAGCCTGCAACTGGAAGAGCGCCGTGCCCGGGAGAGGGGCAGTGGGGGGCAGGAGTCAGCCGCCTCTGATCCCCCCTCTTTCTTCACCACCCCAACCAGCGATGGTGTCTTCGAGCTGGATGCCACATAG